One genomic segment of Intestinimonas butyriciproducens includes these proteins:
- a CDS encoding helix-turn-helix domain-containing protein, producing the protein MFPLLDLNHIEQYRENNRLEAKLATGGLPHSIWETYSAFANSYGGLILLGVEERPDHSLRVQGLLEPHEMAKEFWRMVSDPQVVSVNILRPEDVWVAGTDDGAVLVIQVPPGERDQLPVYLGQDPFHGSYRRSGDGDYHCTRAEVQAMLGARTH; encoded by the coding sequence GTGTTCCCCTTGCTGGACCTCAACCATATCGAGCAATACCGGGAAAATAACCGCCTGGAGGCCAAGCTGGCCACCGGGGGACTGCCCCACAGCATTTGGGAGACCTATTCCGCTTTTGCCAACAGCTACGGCGGGCTCATCCTTCTGGGCGTGGAGGAGCGTCCCGACCACAGCCTTCGGGTCCAGGGCCTGCTGGAGCCCCACGAAATGGCGAAGGAGTTCTGGCGCATGGTCAGCGATCCTCAGGTGGTCAGCGTCAATATTTTACGTCCGGAGGACGTCTGGGTGGCGGGCACCGACGACGGCGCCGTGCTGGTGATTCAGGTCCCGCCCGGGGAACGGGACCAGCTCCCCGTCTATCTGGGGCAGGACCCCTTCCATGGCTCCTATCGCCGCAGTGGAGACGGGGACTACCACTGCACCCGGGCCGAGGTCCAGGCCATGCTGGGCGCGCGGACACACTGA
- the gdhA gene encoding NADP-specific glutamate dehydrogenase: protein MEFKSAYLQNVYATVEKKDPHQPEFLQAVGEVLESLQPVVEKRPELEKAGVLQRIVEPERVVQFRVPWVDDQGAVQVNRGFRVQFNSAIGPYKGGLRFHPSVNLSIIKFLGFEQIFKNSLTGLPMGGGKGGSDFDPKGKSDAEVMRFCQSFMTELQRHIGQFTDVPAGDIGVGAREIGFLFGQYKRLRNEFTGVLTGKGLTYGGSLARTEATGYGLCYFTKEMLSANGKSFDGQRVVISGSGNVAIYANQKATQLGGKVIAMSDSNGYIVDENGIDFKIIQEIKEVKRARIKTYLDYVPAAKYVEGCSGIWNVPCDIALPCATQNELDGVAAQALVKNGCYAVAEGANMPSTPEAVEIFQLNGVLFGPAKAANAGGVATSGLEMSQNSLRLSWTFEEVDEKLHGIMTNIYHSAAQAAEEYGMPGNLVAGANIAGFLKVADAMLWQGIAY from the coding sequence ATGGAATTTAAAAGTGCTTACCTGCAAAACGTCTATGCCACCGTGGAGAAGAAAGATCCCCATCAGCCGGAATTCCTCCAGGCTGTGGGCGAAGTGCTGGAGTCCCTCCAGCCTGTCGTGGAGAAGCGTCCCGAGCTGGAGAAGGCGGGCGTCCTTCAGCGCATCGTGGAGCCGGAGCGTGTGGTCCAGTTCCGAGTGCCCTGGGTGGACGACCAGGGCGCCGTCCAGGTAAACCGCGGCTTCCGCGTCCAGTTCAATTCCGCCATCGGCCCCTATAAGGGCGGCCTGCGCTTCCACCCCAGCGTCAACCTGTCCATTATTAAATTTCTTGGCTTTGAACAGATTTTCAAGAACAGTCTGACCGGTCTTCCCATGGGCGGCGGCAAGGGCGGCTCCGACTTCGACCCCAAGGGCAAGAGCGACGCCGAGGTCATGCGTTTCTGTCAGTCCTTTATGACCGAGCTCCAGCGCCACATCGGCCAGTTCACCGATGTCCCCGCCGGCGATATCGGCGTGGGCGCCCGTGAGATCGGCTTCCTGTTCGGCCAGTATAAGCGCCTGCGCAACGAGTTTACCGGCGTGCTCACCGGAAAGGGTCTGACTTACGGCGGCTCTCTGGCCCGGACCGAGGCCACCGGCTATGGCCTATGCTATTTTACCAAGGAGATGCTCTCGGCCAACGGCAAATCCTTCGACGGCCAGCGGGTCGTGATCTCCGGCAGCGGCAATGTGGCCATCTACGCCAACCAGAAGGCCACGCAGCTGGGCGGCAAGGTCATCGCCATGAGCGACTCCAACGGCTATATCGTGGATGAAAACGGCATCGACTTCAAGATCATCCAGGAGATCAAGGAAGTCAAGCGCGCCCGCATCAAGACCTATCTGGACTATGTTCCCGCCGCCAAATATGTGGAGGGATGCTCGGGTATCTGGAACGTCCCCTGCGACATTGCCCTTCCCTGCGCCACACAGAACGAGCTGGACGGCGTGGCCGCCCAGGCCTTGGTGAAAAACGGCTGTTACGCCGTGGCGGAGGGCGCCAATATGCCCTCCACTCCCGAGGCGGTGGAAATCTTCCAGCTCAACGGCGTGCTGTTCGGACCCGCCAAGGCGGCCAATGCGGGCGGTGTAGCCACCTCCGGCCTGGAGATGAGCCAGAACTCCCTGCGGCTCTCCTGGACCTTTGAAGAGGTGGACGAAAAGCTCCACGGTATCATGACGAACATTTACCACAGCGCCGCTCAGGCTGCCGAAGAATATGGTATGCCCGGCAACCTGGTGGCCGGCGCCAACATCGCCGGTTTCCTCAAGGTGGCCGACGCCATGCTCTGGCAGGGCATCGCTTACTAA
- a CDS encoding NusG domain II-containing protein → MRSSAAERTRPTFWDALVVLAVLAAAGSLLFLFRPRSGNFLTARIVLDHELVAEIELTALTGPVTLEVPGAPYPITVEAEPGRIRIAHSGCPNQDCVHIGWVSRSGGQIVCLPNRLVISVSGSDAPEVDGITG, encoded by the coding sequence ATGAGATCATCCGCCGCTGAGCGTACCCGTCCCACGTTTTGGGACGCGCTGGTGGTCCTGGCCGTTCTGGCCGCCGCCGGATCTCTTTTGTTTCTTTTCCGCCCCCGGAGCGGCAACTTTTTGACCGCCCGGATCGTCTTAGATCATGAATTGGTGGCAGAGATCGAGCTCACTGCGCTCACCGGCCCCGTCACTCTGGAGGTGCCCGGCGCGCCCTATCCCATCACTGTGGAGGCGGAGCCCGGGCGCATCCGGATCGCCCACAGCGGCTGCCCCAACCAGGACTGCGTCCATATCGGCTGGGTCTCCCGCTCCGGCGGGCAGATCGTATGCCTGCCCAACCGCCTTGTCATCTCGGTCTCCGGGAGCGATGCGCCTGAGGTCGACGGTATAACGGGTTAG
- a CDS encoding FAD:protein FMN transferase yields the protein MKRLLPLFLSLFLLAGCSGADTPVTQQLFAMNTTMTLTLYGSHASDAALSAQQAINRLDGLWSRTKASSDVSRLNAAAGDPAPETEVAPETGALLSRARELGALTGGALDITIAPIMDAWGFGTTSVFQESDFRVPSRTELDALLPLVDSGRLHVSGSAEAPLAWLDGPGMAVDLGAVAKGRAADLLVPLLTDSGVTSAILDLGGNLTALGTRPDGTPWRIGVKDPRNTETYFCILSLSDKTCSTSGSYERKFEVDGTTYHHILDPATGYPAESGLLSVTAVSSDGMLADGLSTACYVMGAEQSVRLWRAHGLEGAGFDLVLVREDGSVWITEGLEDGLDFRGKEAGYTYEIIRR from the coding sequence ATGAAACGTCTGCTCCCCCTTTTTTTGTCGCTGTTTCTGCTTGCCGGCTGTTCCGGCGCAGATACGCCGGTCACCCAGCAGCTTTTTGCCATGAACACCACGATGACATTGACACTTTACGGCTCACACGCCTCTGACGCTGCGCTGTCCGCCCAGCAGGCAATCAACCGTCTGGATGGCCTGTGGTCCCGCACCAAGGCATCCAGCGACGTCTCCCGTCTCAATGCCGCCGCAGGCGATCCGGCGCCGGAGACAGAGGTCGCCCCCGAAACCGGCGCTCTCCTTTCCCGCGCCCGGGAGCTGGGCGCACTGACCGGCGGCGCCCTGGACATCACCATTGCCCCCATCATGGACGCCTGGGGCTTCGGCACCACCTCCGTTTTCCAGGAGTCGGACTTCCGGGTGCCCTCCCGAACGGAGCTGGACGCTCTTCTGCCCCTGGTGGACAGCGGCAGGCTGCACGTGTCCGGCTCCGCGGAGGCCCCGCTGGCCTGGCTGGACGGCCCCGGCATGGCCGTGGATCTGGGCGCGGTGGCCAAGGGCCGCGCCGCCGACCTCCTTGTCCCCCTCCTGACGGATTCCGGCGTGACCTCCGCCATATTGGATCTGGGCGGCAACCTCACGGCGCTGGGCACGCGGCCCGACGGCACGCCCTGGCGCATCGGTGTCAAGGACCCCCGCAACACTGAAACCTACTTTTGTATCCTCTCCCTTTCCGATAAGACCTGCTCCACCTCCGGCAGCTATGAGCGGAAGTTCGAGGTGGATGGGACCACCTATCACCATATTCTTGATCCCGCCACCGGCTATCCGGCCGAAAGCGGTCTGCTCTCTGTAACGGCGGTTTCCTCTGACGGAATGCTTGCGGACGGTCTGTCCACCGCCTGCTACGTCATGGGAGCGGAGCAGTCTGTCCGGCTCTGGAGGGCGCACGGCCTGGAGGGCGCCGGTTTTGACCTGGTCCTGGTGCGGGAGGACGGCTCCGTCTGGATCACCGAGGGGTTGGAGGACGGCCTGGATTTTCGAGGTAAGGAGGCGGGGTACACCTATGAGATCATCCGCCGCTGA
- a CDS encoding polysaccharide deacetylase family protein — MNQLKRACALLLSLGLTLSLAACGSGGAQPSGTADTTPAPLETAAPEPTPTPAADPYDAVKNYWSADQLTQAWGPDQVVEHLFFHPVIAYPKYAFTDSSASQAQKDGLDDWMVTVDEYNKILNNLYERGYILVRMEDVWTETSDGTGVPHMVRNTLMLPEGKKPLVISFDDVNYYDYMLAEGFTSKLVVGDDGQIWAQCTDPYTQETFLTQDLDATPILDNFVLEHPDFSLNGAKAIFSLTGYQGILGYRTQNDRDIAAGSPDRPAFEAYRQSEIDAVKPVIQRLKETGWTFGSHTWGHINLSTKSLEVVKNDTERWAEEVGSLVGPTTILFYPHGARPDGNDDVKQTGPMFQYLQSMGFRVFASVGIESYSKIKTDISAVICDRLHPDGTTLRKQRDRYLQFYDAKDIIDLEVRPDLGVNWD; from the coding sequence ATGAACCAGCTCAAACGCGCCTGCGCCCTGCTTTTATCCCTGGGTCTGACTCTATCCCTGGCCGCCTGCGGCAGCGGCGGAGCGCAGCCCTCCGGGACCGCCGACACCACTCCTGCGCCCTTGGAGACCGCCGCGCCGGAACCCACGCCCACCCCTGCCGCCGACCCCTACGATGCGGTGAAAAATTACTGGTCTGCGGATCAGCTCACACAGGCGTGGGGACCCGATCAGGTGGTGGAGCATCTCTTCTTTCACCCTGTCATCGCCTACCCCAAGTACGCCTTCACCGACAGCTCCGCCTCCCAGGCCCAGAAGGACGGGCTGGACGACTGGATGGTAACGGTGGACGAATACAATAAGATTCTCAACAACCTCTATGAGAGGGGTTACATTCTGGTACGGATGGAGGATGTGTGGACCGAGACCAGCGACGGTACCGGCGTCCCCCACATGGTCCGCAACACCCTCATGCTCCCCGAGGGGAAAAAGCCGCTCGTCATCTCTTTCGATGATGTGAACTACTACGACTACATGCTGGCCGAGGGGTTCACCTCAAAGCTGGTGGTGGGGGATGACGGACAGATCTGGGCCCAGTGCACCGACCCCTACACACAGGAGACCTTCCTTACCCAGGACCTGGATGCCACCCCCATCCTGGACAACTTTGTGCTGGAGCACCCCGACTTCTCCCTCAACGGCGCCAAGGCGATTTTCTCTCTCACCGGCTACCAGGGCATTTTGGGTTACCGGACCCAGAACGACCGTGACATCGCCGCCGGCTCCCCCGACCGCCCCGCCTTTGAGGCTTACCGCCAGAGCGAGATCGACGCGGTAAAGCCGGTGATCCAGCGGCTCAAGGAGACGGGCTGGACCTTTGGCTCCCACACCTGGGGCCATATCAATCTCTCCACCAAGTCTTTGGAGGTGGTGAAGAACGACACCGAGCGCTGGGCCGAAGAGGTGGGCAGTCTGGTGGGCCCCACCACCATCCTCTTCTATCCCCACGGCGCCCGCCCCGACGGCAATGACGACGTCAAGCAGACCGGCCCCATGTTCCAGTACCTCCAGAGCATGGGATTCCGGGTCTTTGCCTCTGTGGGGATCGAATCCTATTCCAAGATCAAGACGGATATCTCCGCCGTCATCTGTGACCGTCTCCACCCCGACGGCACCACCCTGCGGAAGCAGCGGGACCGCTACCTCCAGTTCTACGATGCCAAGGATATCATCGACCTGGAGGTTCGCCCTGATCTGGGCGTGAATTGGGATTGA
- the trxA gene encoding thioredoxin encodes MSVLHLNESEFNEKIPTAPIAMVDFWATWCGPCKMLAPVVEDLGKKYEGKALIGKVDVDENQALAGKYGVMSIPTVIFFKDGKEIGRKVGVQPASVYTQTLDANL; translated from the coding sequence ATGTCTGTTCTGCATCTGAATGAATCCGAGTTCAACGAAAAAATCCCCACTGCCCCCATCGCCATGGTGGACTTCTGGGCCACTTGGTGCGGTCCCTGCAAGATGCTGGCTCCGGTTGTGGAGGACTTGGGCAAGAAGTACGAGGGCAAGGCGCTCATCGGTAAGGTGGACGTGGATGAGAACCAGGCGCTGGCCGGCAAGTACGGCGTTATGAGCATTCCCACCGTCATCTTCTTCAAGGACGGCAAGGAGATTGGGCGGAAGGTGGGCGTACAGCCCGCCAGCGTCTACACCCAGACGCTGGACGCCAACCTGTAA
- a CDS encoding NAD(P)/FAD-dependent oxidoreductase produces the protein MIRISDLPLSLDADLPELRAKAARMLRISPDAVQALTLVRQSIDARKKSDVHYVCTVDLSAEDEAYLVRRAQNRAVTLHAPHPYRFPTPTRSASLRPVVVGMGPAGLFTALFLARAGLPPIVLERGRPVEQRSRDVSAFWAGGALDPASNVQFGEGGAGTFSDGKLTTGTHDPRLSAVVEALVVHGAPEDIRYSHKPHIGTDVLVEVVRNIRLELLRLGCDIRFEHRLSGLSIRGGVLTAVTVDAPTGPYTLETDALALAPGHSARDTFRMLFDAGVPMEPKSFAVGVRIEHLQSDISAAQYGSAWKRLPPSDYKLACHLPDGRSAFTFCVCPGGEVVAAASEPGHLVTNGMSRRSRGGRNCNGGLLVGVSPADFASSHPLAGMQFQELWESRAFDLGGGSYFAPAQTVGSLLSGSTPSLSSTVEATYRPGVVPADLRLCLPGFVTDTLRSALPLMGKRLHGFDAPEALLTGVETRSSSPVRLLRGADLQSPVRGLYPCGEGGGWAGGIMSAAADGIRVAERIAAP, from the coding sequence ATGATACGAATCAGCGACCTCCCTCTCTCCCTCGACGCGGACCTTCCCGAGCTCCGGGCCAAAGCCGCACGTATGCTCCGCATTTCCCCCGACGCTGTTCAGGCCCTCACGCTTGTCCGCCAATCCATCGACGCCCGGAAAAAGTCCGACGTCCACTATGTCTGCACAGTGGACCTGTCCGCCGAGGACGAGGCCTACCTGGTCCGGCGGGCACAAAACCGGGCCGTCACGCTCCATGCGCCCCATCCCTACCGCTTTCCCACCCCCACCCGCAGCGCATCGCTCCGGCCCGTGGTGGTGGGCATGGGCCCTGCCGGGCTCTTTACCGCCCTTTTTCTGGCGCGTGCTGGCCTGCCCCCCATTGTTTTGGAGCGGGGCCGTCCCGTGGAGCAGAGGAGCCGCGACGTATCCGCCTTTTGGGCGGGGGGTGCGCTGGACCCCGCCTCCAACGTCCAGTTCGGCGAGGGCGGGGCCGGGACCTTCTCCGACGGAAAGCTGACCACCGGGACCCATGACCCCCGTCTTTCCGCCGTGGTGGAAGCCCTGGTGGTACACGGCGCGCCGGAGGATATCCGCTATTCCCACAAGCCCCACATCGGCACCGACGTGCTCGTGGAGGTGGTGCGGAACATCCGTCTGGAGCTGTTGCGCCTGGGCTGCGACATCCGGTTCGAACACCGTCTCTCCGGCCTCTCCATTCGGGGCGGCGTGCTCACGGCTGTAACGGTGGATGCGCCAACCGGCCCCTATACGCTGGAGACGGATGCTCTGGCACTGGCTCCGGGCCACTCGGCCCGGGATACCTTCCGCATGCTTTTTGACGCGGGCGTCCCCATGGAACCCAAGTCTTTTGCAGTGGGCGTGCGCATCGAGCACCTGCAATCCGATATCAGCGCCGCCCAATATGGGTCGGCCTGGAAAAGGCTTCCCCCGTCGGACTATAAGCTCGCCTGTCACCTTCCCGACGGACGCTCCGCCTTCACCTTCTGCGTTTGTCCCGGCGGCGAAGTGGTCGCCGCCGCATCAGAGCCGGGGCACCTTGTGACCAATGGCATGAGCCGGAGGTCCAGAGGGGGGCGAAACTGCAACGGCGGACTGCTGGTGGGCGTCTCCCCTGCCGACTTCGCCTCCTCGCATCCCTTGGCCGGTATGCAGTTCCAAGAGCTGTGGGAGAGTCGTGCCTTTGACTTGGGCGGCGGCAGCTATTTCGCGCCCGCCCAGACCGTCGGCAGCCTGCTCTCAGGCTCCACTCCCTCCCTCTCCTCCACGGTGGAAGCCACCTATCGTCCCGGCGTGGTACCCGCCGATCTCCGCCTCTGTCTGCCCGGATTTGTCACGGATACGCTGCGGAGCGCATTGCCCCTCATGGGGAAGCGCCTACACGGCTTTGACGCTCCGGAGGCCCTGCTGACCGGAGTGGAGACCCGCTCCTCTTCTCCGGTCCGCCTGCTGCGCGGCGCGGACCTCCAGTCGCCGGTCCGCGGCCTCTATCCCTGCGGAGAGGGCGGCGGCTGGGCCGGCGGGATCATGAGTGCCGCCGCGGATGGGATCCGTGTGGCGGAGCGGATCGCCGCACCCTGA
- a CDS encoding Gx transporter family protein, translating into MNHSVRRLTRCAVLTALALAISVCEGLVPLTVLIPLPGLRLGLANLVTVYALCILSSREALAILVSRCLLSALVGGNLTALAFSLTGGVFALLTMWALLHFRGFSLFGVCIAGAAAHNAGQILAAIAVLGSPAIAVYLAPLLLASVATGAVTGAASILLVRRIPQPADRKS; encoded by the coding sequence ATGAATCATTCCGTCCGCCGGCTTACCCGGTGCGCAGTGCTGACCGCCCTGGCCCTCGCCATCTCCGTGTGCGAGGGGCTTGTCCCTCTTACCGTCCTGATCCCCCTGCCCGGACTGCGGCTGGGACTGGCCAATCTGGTCACGGTCTACGCTCTGTGTATCCTCTCCTCTAGAGAGGCCCTCGCCATCCTGGTCTCCCGCTGCCTCTTGAGCGCGCTGGTGGGAGGCAATCTGACCGCCCTGGCCTTCTCTCTCACGGGTGGCGTGTTTGCGTTGCTCACAATGTGGGCACTGCTCCACTTCCGGGGCTTCTCGCTCTTCGGCGTCTGCATCGCCGGCGCGGCCGCCCATAACGCCGGACAGATCCTGGCCGCCATCGCCGTGCTGGGCTCCCCCGCCATCGCCGTGTACCTGGCCCCGCTCCTGCTCGCCAGCGTGGCCACGGGCGCCGTCACGGGGGCCGCCTCCATCCTGCTGGTCCGCCGGATACCGCAGCCCGCCGACAGGAAATCTTAA
- a CDS encoding acetate/propionate family kinase, whose protein sequence is MKVLVINAGSSSLKYQLMVPETKEVLAKGLCERIGIDGRLTHKVPATDGKYEFNIPMPTHAEAIQAVLDALTSPEHGVIKSMSEIDAVGHRVVHGGEKFACSVLIDDAVMAALEECIPLAPLHNPANITGIQACQKVMPGVPMVGVFDTAFHQTMPPRAFMYAIPYEYYEKDHVRRYGFHGTSHLYVSRRAADMLGRPIEELKIVTCHLGNGSSICAIDGGKSIETSMGFTPLDGVPMGTRSGAVDPSIIEFLMHTHSLTIDEVMNILNKKSGVLGVSGVSSDFRDLEKAAEEGNERAKLAIDMFCYKVTKRIASASAAMGGVDAVVFTAGVGENSAELREQIVSSLGFMGIKIDPEKNKVRGEETDISAADATVHTLLIPTNEELVIATDTAEIVSKLGK, encoded by the coding sequence ATGAAAGTCCTCGTCATCAACGCTGGCAGTTCTTCCCTCAAATATCAGCTCATGGTCCCTGAGACCAAAGAGGTCCTGGCCAAGGGTCTCTGTGAGCGCATCGGCATCGACGGCCGCCTGACCCACAAGGTGCCCGCCACCGACGGCAAGTACGAGTTCAACATCCCCATGCCCACCCACGCGGAGGCCATTCAGGCCGTCCTCGACGCTCTCACCAGCCCCGAGCACGGCGTGATCAAGAGCATGTCCGAGATCGACGCCGTCGGACACCGCGTGGTCCATGGCGGCGAGAAGTTCGCCTGCTCCGTGCTCATCGACGACGCCGTAATGGCCGCTCTGGAGGAGTGCATCCCCCTGGCCCCCCTCCACAACCCCGCCAACATCACCGGCATCCAGGCCTGCCAGAAGGTCATGCCCGGCGTCCCCATGGTGGGCGTGTTCGACACCGCCTTCCACCAGACGATGCCCCCCCGCGCGTTCATGTATGCCATTCCCTATGAGTATTACGAAAAGGATCACGTCCGCCGCTACGGCTTCCACGGCACCTCTCACCTGTACGTCTCCCGCCGTGCCGCCGATATGCTGGGCCGCCCCATTGAAGAGCTGAAGATCGTCACCTGTCATCTGGGCAATGGCTCCTCCATCTGCGCCATCGACGGCGGCAAGTCCATCGAGACGTCCATGGGCTTCACCCCCCTGGACGGTGTGCCCATGGGAACCCGTTCCGGCGCCGTGGACCCCTCCATCATCGAATTCTTGATGCACACCCACAGCCTGACCATCGACGAGGTCATGAATATCCTCAACAAGAAGTCCGGTGTGCTGGGCGTTTCCGGTGTGTCCTCCGACTTCCGCGATCTGGAGAAGGCCGCCGAAGAGGGCAATGAGCGCGCCAAGCTGGCCATAGACATGTTCTGCTATAAGGTCACCAAGCGTATCGCCTCCGCCTCCGCCGCCATGGGCGGTGTGGACGCCGTGGTGTTCACCGCCGGCGTGGGCGAGAACTCCGCCGAGCTGCGCGAGCAGATCGTGTCCAGCCTGGGCTTTATGGGCATCAAGATCGATCCTGAAAAGAACAAGGTTCGCGGCGAGGAGACCGATATCTCCGCTGCCGACGCCACTGTGCACACCCTGCTCATCCCCACCAACGAGGAACTGGTCATCGCCACCGACACCGCCGAGATCGTCTCCAAGCTGGGCAAGTAA
- a CDS encoding nucleotidyltransferase family protein produces MNIVGIIAEYNPFHLGHARQIAETRRALGDCAVVCAMSGHWVQRGECALTDKWTRAGMALRGGADLVLELPTPWATSSAESFARGGVGILAAAGVVDTLSFGSEGGDTAPLYRAAACLGSEEYRTALRRFLDKGLPFAACRQAAVEELLGREAALCLSRPNDNLAVEYLRALPERMGALAVRRVGAEHDGAPVGGYASASAIRGWLHCGKIQRAEAYLPEPWQGDVASMEWCERAVLSRLRTMCPEEAERLPDSGEGVAARLISAGRAARSLEELYALAKTKRYAHARIRRLALWAYLGLAAEDRPERAPYLRVLGFNERGRAVLREMEGRAQAPILTKPAHARDLEPAARRLFELEARCTDLYGLCFAEPWPCGREWTTNPVRCEAQ; encoded by the coding sequence ATGAACATTGTGGGCATCATCGCCGAATATAATCCCTTCCATCTCGGACATGCCCGGCAGATTGCCGAGACCCGCAGGGCACTGGGGGACTGTGCCGTGGTCTGCGCCATGAGCGGCCACTGGGTCCAGCGGGGGGAGTGCGCCCTTACCGACAAGTGGACCCGGGCGGGGATGGCCCTGCGGGGCGGGGCGGATCTGGTGCTAGAGCTGCCCACGCCCTGGGCCACCTCCTCGGCGGAGTCCTTTGCGCGGGGGGGCGTGGGGATACTGGCCGCGGCAGGGGTGGTGGACACCCTGTCCTTCGGGAGCGAGGGAGGCGATACGGCGCCCCTGTACCGCGCGGCCGCCTGTCTTGGCTCGGAGGAATACCGGACCGCTCTGCGCCGATTCCTGGACAAGGGGCTGCCCTTTGCCGCGTGCAGGCAGGCGGCGGTGGAGGAGCTGCTGGGCAGGGAGGCCGCCCTCTGCCTGAGCCGCCCCAATGATAACTTGGCCGTGGAGTATCTCCGCGCCCTGCCGGAGCGGATGGGGGCCCTGGCGGTGAGGCGGGTGGGGGCGGAGCACGACGGGGCCCCGGTGGGAGGCTATGCCTCGGCGTCCGCCATCCGGGGATGGCTACACTGCGGAAAGATTCAGCGGGCGGAGGCATATCTGCCCGAACCTTGGCAGGGTGACGTGGCCTCCATGGAGTGGTGTGAGCGCGCGGTGCTCTCCCGGCTGCGGACTATGTGCCCGGAGGAGGCGGAGCGCCTTCCCGACAGTGGGGAGGGCGTGGCTGCCCGGCTGATTTCGGCCGGAAGGGCGGCCCGAAGCCTGGAGGAACTCTATGCGCTGGCAAAGACCAAGCGATACGCCCACGCACGCATCCGGAGGCTGGCGCTGTGGGCCTATCTGGGCCTCGCCGCGGAGGATCGGCCGGAGCGGGCGCCCTATCTGCGGGTGCTGGGCTTTAACGAGCGGGGACGCGCGGTGCTGCGGGAGATGGAGGGGCGGGCCCAAGCCCCCATTCTCACCAAGCCCGCCCACGCCAGGGATTTAGAGCCTGCGGCCCGGCGGCTCTTCGAGCTGGAGGCCCGGTGTACGGACCTTTACGGACTGTGCTTTGCAGAGCCATGGCCCTGCGGCAGGGAGTGGACCACAAACCCTGTGCGCTGCGAAGCGCAATAA